A genomic window from Punica granatum isolate Tunisia-2019 chromosome 2, ASM765513v2, whole genome shotgun sequence includes:
- the LOC116194140 gene encoding uncharacterized protein LOC116194140: MATNLIPFRPIPVRASASSGHQRPDQAATRNGKASSAGWWTPLFGWSTEPDYIDASSSPITKSTRDPDGGSALGPSSPARSRIAPGGFTEEKARQLRMMTVDTASFHDAMYHSAIASRLASDFGCRPDL, from the coding sequence ATGGCGACAAATCTCATTCCCTTCAGGCCCATCCCTGTCCGGGCCAGCGCTTCTTCCGGCCACCAGAGGCCCGATCAAGCCGCCACCAGGAATGGGAAAGCCTCCTCCGCCGGCTGGTGGACCCCGCTATTCGGCTGGTCCACCGAGCCTGATTACATCGACGCCTCTTCCTCGCCGATCACCAAGTCCACCAGGGATCCAGACGGGGGATCCGCCCTCGGCCCCAGTTCTCCGGCCAGATCGCGGATCGCTCCTGGCGGCTTCACAGAGGAGAAGGCGCGTCAGCTTAGGATGATGACCGTTGACACGGCATCGTTCCACGACGCCATGTACCACTCCGCTATCGCCTCCCGGCTCGCCTCCGACTTCGGTTGCCGCCCAGATCTTTGA